The window GATAATTAAGTGGGTAGTATATCAAAgctaatgaaattattacattgcaGAGAGGaactgataatattttatttaagcgcACTACCGTTCAGCGTTTAATCCGAATCTCGTTCGAGCATCCCACTTGGTTTACTTAGAGAGATTCAGGAAGGTGTTTACTCGGGATTATTGCCTCTGCGAGATTACGGATTTTGCGGTGGTTCTCTCGTTACAGCTGTGCGCCTTGAAAAAGGAGCTGAGGCCTTCCGTGATACCGATATACTCGAACCGGCCGGCGGTTCAAAGAACCATGTCCCAGGGTACCGGGACCTTGTTCCATCCGTACGGCAGCAGTGCTCATATTTCCAGCGGCTGCTTCGCCCCCGGTTTACGCGAGATCTCGGAGGGTTCCATCGAGATGCAAAAGGTGAAGAAGGTCCAGAGCTTCTTCAGGGGCTGGCTGTGCCGACGGCGCTGGAAGCAGATTGTTGAACAGTACATCAAGAGCCCGCATGCCGAGAGTATGCGCAAACGGAACAGGTAATTGGTGCCGCTTTGTCGCGCAACCGATAACGTACGGCCTCTCGTTCGCGCATCTCGTTTTTCCATTAACGGCTTgccgtaatttttattaacggtTTTACCTCCGCGAGTGTTACGGTTTCGTTTCGCGCATGGCCGCGCCGTATGGAAATGAACGCGATAGGCGTACTTGGAAATTGAATTTGAATGGAAATAGAATGAACGTCCGAAAAAAGgtgtagttttttttatacaaaataaaattatctgctCTTcctgttaaatataataactttaataataacaactgtataatgtttttattttgcggCAGAATAAAATTCATCCCGCTATTTCCCTCGCCGTTGGGAGATTTTCTCTCTTAATCAGCCGTTCCGTGTATTTCCTCATATTTCATTCATTTGCGATGTAACAACGGTGTAAAACCGACCGGTTATTGGTTTCGTTAAATTCGCATTGCCGATGGTATTAAACGCGCATATACGCCCTACTATTTCAGCCTGGTATTCCAAATGGTGGAGGCCGAAGAGGAATACACGGAGCAGATGGAGATTTTAGTAAGCTGTTTTCTGAGGCCTTTCAAGATGGCTGCTAGTTCAAAAAAACCCCCATGTAGTCACGAGGACGTGAATAGCATATTTTTGAATAGTGAAACCGTGCTGTTTCTCCATCAAATCTTCCTGAAGGGTCTCACCTCGCGTATGGAGAGCTGGCCCACTTTAGTTTTAGGTACGCACTACTTGAATTTACTTTAAGTAGTACAGATCGATATATAGGACAACGAGTGTCTATGTCCCTGATACagttttgcaaataaaaaagacgcgagtttttacaatttcaagtACATTATCGCTCAAAAGTATTtactctttttaatttaaattaaattttaaagaaaaatgactaaatttttctttttaatcttttaaatattatacttaataattttaatgacttaAAGTATATCctacatatttgtatatcttCGCATTTATTAGTCGGCGgtatatttttacagtaatattttaaaattatattgcaatatgataaaatattctaatttatcataatatttttacaagatttttgTAACTTGTAATACTGCAATAttgtaatgttattatatttgtaaaaaaattggattgAGTAAATGCTTTTAAGCAATAATGTGTCATAtttacacgttttttttttctctcaatgatattaatttacgcgagtagatataagaaaatatgaatGTATTGTACGTCGATCAATCACGATGTGAATGATACGTAGGTGACTTGTTCGACATGCTGCTACCGATGTTATCCATATATCAAGAGTACGTGCGAAACCACCACTATAGCCTTCAAGTGTTGACTGAGTGCAAGCAATCGTCACCGTTCGTGGCGTTGCTCAATAGGTTGGAGAACAAGACTGCCTGCCACGGACGATCCCTGGAGACCTTTCTAACATATCCCATGCATCAGGTAAGAGCGCCATGTGCGTATAAAACCGTACAGGCGGCACAAAAGGCCCGCGCAAGTGTTTCTGAATATTCAATGGTATCGCTTTACGTTATTATCACTACGGAGGGGAATTCCGCCAACCTCAATACCTCAACTCGacgcaatttttttcttcgaggTTCTTTCGCACGGAAGCGAATTTCTCGCCGCGCGAAAAAGGAAGATAGAGAACTGGAGCGATTATCTCCGGCGATATGAATACCTCCTCGGGAAATGATcgattatacaaaataatttaaaggaTTCCATGAATATTGCATGAGCTTTGACGATCTTGGTAAAATGAGCGACGGGGAAAATATACCATTCCATCGCGCGACCTTTCGTGAATCCTGCGGAACACGGAacattcttcttctttctaaatttattggcgaactataatatttaatgtgatttcttttattctgtgCTGCAAACTAAATTGCAgactatataatattaatttctgatTTGCACCTccctctgtctttctctctctctttctctctctttctctttgtctGCTCTtagaaaattctaatttaaaatctgTTTGACAAATTTTGTGCGTCACAATTTACTCTCCtaatttcttcttctcttttttctctgaTTTTAGTGGAACTTGAGCAGAAGTTCCTTAATCCAGCTACTTACTTTATTCGTTTAGATTCcaagatatattattactttgcaCGAGTTATTGGCGCATACGCCGTATGATCATGTGGAACGTAAGAGCCTCCagaatgccaggcaacagctGGAGGACCTCTCGAGACAAATGCACGACGAggtattaattcaattaactCTTGAAATCATCATCTTTTATCTCGGctctaaaaattaatctaatcgAATTTCATTTCTCAGGTTAGCGAGACTGAAAATTTGAGGAAAAATCTAGCAGTGGAGCGAATGATTATCGAGGGATGCGATATCTTATTGGACGTTAATCAGGTCTTCGTCAGACAGGGTGAGTCTTCAtaacattttgtttcttttaaatatatttcagactcatttttgcaagaaaagtttatttagAAAGTGTAAGGATATTTTAATGTTGCAATAAATTTGTGGGCTATCGCTTTCTAATTATCTCTAAATAGAGTATAAACTGTTCAGCTATATACAAAAGAAGTATAAACTACTATGCTTTCACACACAACATACGCACGAAGGATTATCTCTGcatgtaaaaagaaacatcGAAGATTAAGAGACTCAACGTACTATGTCGAAGTCGATAAGAGACCGTGATTGCCGGATAACTTTCGTATCTTTTACGGTTTATCTCTGGTTGGGAAACTCATTCTTAGTCGCTGTCGGTAAAGTTCGATGGAAACTGCCCTGCTGTTCGGGATAGGAAAAGAGGAAGAGCGCGGGTTAAAGGGCGCAAACGCACGGTTACACGTTCGGAATCGATGACGCGACTCGGTCGCGTCGATATGTACTTTCGTACTCGGTTTTATCTCGATCCTGCGCAATGTGCGGCTCCTGCCAGGGCCGACATACTGCTCTACTACTGACGGGTCTCCGTCGGGCGAGAAATTATTACGCCGGTCGATCATATGGCTCGATAGCGAATCGCGACACGGTGGCAAGCAAACGGAATGTCACGTGGTTGCaagaattgcaattttattagtCGTTTCAAATTCGATCGGCATAAAATAGCTCTTCTGGTGTTTATAATagttgcaattttaaatatactaaggaatattcaaaatttaatactgtgaAACTCTTTTCTTCGAtacttgttaaaaatattaaataattatttggaaaataaaataaacaaagttaaatttatatctgtaAGGAATTGTGTATatgttaagaaataaaaattattgtttagaaaaaaagaaaaaataagaatatagaGTAAAAGACTTGAACGGATAAAACACTGTATTTGCATTTTGCAATGAAATGATGCATATTGTGCGTCCCTTGAGGATAACAAGAGAGAAAATAGCGCAAGATCACTTCGAGTAGTAAGAGTCTCGTAAGCCGGTTCTATGAACACGATCCTGGCAGCCCTCGTGCTTGACGCCACATCACATGGTTATCACGTAAACGTCTCTCGGTCGCCAACGGTGGAGCAGACCATCCCCGCGAACGCGATCATCCCTTTCGCCGTGCGCCTTTCGTCGCGGCGAAAAACCAGCCGTTGCGGATCAGTCGCGCTCCATCAGGAAGGACTAAGACTTCGTTCGGGATCTGGTTTCCGTGCGCCGGGATACACGGCGGTAACGCGGGCCTCAGGGGTCGACGAACGAACGAAAACAAGCGGCGACCGACCCGTACATTGCCATTTTGACGGTACGAGGGTTTCACGAATTTATTAATGCTGCTGAAAGGCGGGACCAAGCGACGTGTGTGGTGCTGAGGCGGCCGGGATCAGGGAAAATCTAGGAATCAGCTGTAGCTTTTTCACCTCATCTGGCTGTACGTAGATAAGGTACACGCGTTGGCATCATCCGTCCGCGATGATGTTGAAAGGAAATCTCGGCTTCAATGCTTCAAGAAATGAATGGCAGATCCCGCAGCCACGTCAATATGTGAGATCAAATGTGAAGTTGTTTCCTTCGGAAAAGTTGACTCGACAGCACCggtttcaatttatttacctGCATTACAAGTACGCTAcgtatctttttaaatgtaatgaaGAAACACCGAGGATATCTAATCAATTGACTTGGCTAGCATTAAAGAAGCTGTCACTTGTTTCTTCGTAATCTTAGTGTAtcgcgtttatttattttcttcactTGAAGAAAGAACAATCCAGTGAATGAAGCCAGCGAATTTGGATTTCGATTTATAGCTCCGAAGATAAGGTTTTACACGATCAACAATATTTAGCATCGAAAATGAACTGAACTCCGCGTAACAATGCCGGTTTCAATTTCCGTATGACGTCAGCGGCGCAGGCACGAGATACTACGTATCTCTCGTATTCACCGCGCGCATTCAACACGTCCGTCGGTGCTATTTTTAAATGCGTATCGGCGGCTGCCCCTAATTGTATCGATTATTTCAAGAATGCTCGCCGTGGTCTGAAAAGACGAAATTACTTTTGCCAAGCTTTTATACTTTCTTCAATGAGGATTTCGCTTCTTCGACGAGATGTTAATTGTACAGAACGACGTGGATTCTGATCGATAAGTCCAATGTTTCTACCTCTGATGTATGTTTTAGGTACGCTGATACAACTCGTAGACAAACCGCGCGGTGCGCGAAGCAGATTAAGTGCTACTTTCGGCGGCAAAGCCGCGAGCGACAAGGAGGCCGTTAGACAGTGCTTTCTCTTCTCGAATCATCTGTTGCTCACGACGCGCCAATCCGACGACGATGGCCGCTTGAATCTGGTCCCGCAGATTGGCAAAATACCCCTTTCCGATGCGGTGCTGATTGAGGATCCGAGCGATCAGGGTGTTTTAGACGACGAtggtaattatttgtttattattaagctAACGATtcgcttttttaattttctttgagaTTTCTCTTTAAATTGGCGACAcgagaacattttatttaattaaaaactgatgTCGAGTTATCAGTAGATTAGGAATCTTGTAAAGGTTTACACACACACggtagtaataatttaaattttatatacaatcttTCTGCTTATCTTATACGTCATATTTATATGCGATTTaatgtattacttttttacataaagGTCATGTGTTGCAAGTTGTCTGAAATAATAGAGATTGAGAATTTATCTAGTGCTACAGAGTAGCGACTGTAAACTAATTTTAGGACTGTCAGTATGTTCGATGTCAAGCGGCATTAGCGAGAGCAGCGGAAGCGGTAGCGGCAGTGGGACTTCCCAATTGCAAAATCGCGACTTCAAAATTGTGCTCGATATAAAATCCAGTAGCTCGCAGGTGACCGTTCATTTAGTGGCGCCTACCATGCAAGTAAGTGCACATCGAATTGCATATatgaaattcttattaaaatagacAGGCGATCTTCtctgatgaaaatttttcttgaaattctctttatataatttattagaatttttatataaattttacaatttaaaaaaaattttttgtataacattataaCTTTTCCGaaaattttgtagattttttaatatgaaataaaacacttttaaaagttttgagaaaagcttatattatttctagaattttttatatattatttcattgataGGAAAGCGACACATCTCTTCAAAGTTTCAgtagaacattatttaaattctaaaaacagTATTTTAATTGCGATAATATgggtaacaaaaaatacaatatattctaTAAGTCAAGTTTGAAGTAtgcattttaaaactatattttgcTTTGCATtcgaaaactaattttaataaaactattaaaatttataaatttttttttacaaaatttaaattctttcacTTCTATTATCATACTTGCACATAATGCGATTATAATGGAAAAACTTTTCGTAGGAAAAAGCGGCGTGGGTCAGCGATATCAGTCAGTGTATGGACAATGTACACTTTAACGATTTGCTCCACGGATCGTTGTCGGACACCAGCTCTGTGACGATGCCGCACTCCATCCGGAACGATCCTAAACTATTCAAGGACGACGTGGATATCAGGTTTAGCCGTACTTTAAACTCTTGTAAAATACCGCAGATCCGTTCCGCGACACCCGAGCGGCTGCTGCAGCGACTGACCGACCTCAGGTTCCTTAGTATCGATTTCCTCAACACATTTTTGCTGACGTACCGGGTGTTCACCGATGGCGTCACGGTACTAGAAGCTCTCAAGAAAGTTTTCTACGAAGCCGAACCACCAGATTCGCAACTCCCTCCTACTGGATCTCTCGTGTAAATATGATAACaagtgataataattataagtttaaaaagattttagttacttcataaaaattgaacaGAGTGGTCACAATTATCGCTCTATGAACAAACTCGATACAAAGAAGATGTCTTCagatttttcttacaaattataatagtatattataCAAGCTGAAATAAGATCAAAATGATTGATTAAAAAGTTACAGCAAAAAATATGGAATTGCAAttgataattctttatattaggattttttatgtgatttgTGTTTGATGAACTTAGTATTTATTGCTTGAAATGATACAAGAAACTAAATATCAACTTAATATCAAGTGATTACACTGTAAGTAATATGTTGttgaataaagtttattttgctCGTTTcttttagtatttattatttaaaacaattgaatttatcatatcaattattaaagctTATATTAAAGCTTACATTAAAGAAGATTATTTCTGtaacagtaataattatttcgaacacgtctgaaacatttttttatatttatgttttagaTCCTTAGATGTACTAGGAGCAAATGCAAGTGAATTACAATTGTACTCCGAGGATCGAAGGAAAAGTAGCCTTTCACCGAGACGAACTAGTGGCGCAAGCTCAGTATCAGGTGcattaaacgttttttaaataaaatttgctcaacaattaataatatattatttgtacaagatatattacatttgaggctttcaaatattaatagtcatattttttatgtaggaTATGGATCAGAAGTGAGTGATACTCGTGACGTGAAATCTACTGATGCTAATACCAGCGGATATAACTCGAAAAGTCACTGGCGGTCTGGTTATAAGAAGTGTGAGTACCTCTgctatctttataataaaatattataaagaagagAGTCGCAAATACCGGCATAAACTTTTTAGAACAGTCCCTCAGTTCTCGGAAATTAAGCATTGCagtatattaatactaataagaACATCTACTTCgaagattttcattttttaattcttaaattatttttgtttttaaaatattattttattctcttctggtctttttattttataaattttgttgtttaatacatacaaatacattttattgcttaatttatcaattttttttatggttAACTCTCCTATGGGATTgtgtcagaattttttaataatccgcataaaaatgtattaaaatgcGATTTAGAATTTCTTATGTGTAGTGGAGGAAGAACAATCGCTCGGACTCATTTCCGAAACTCCGGTCATAAAACGCAGTCCAACATCGCAAGTCGCCAGTTCAGCCAGCTCGATGCAATCTCCGATTATGCCACGAAAAATCAGCATTCGTGTAGATAAGGAAGAGGATGACGGATGCCACCTAACGATACCGAAAGTAATAGCTGTGTCGTCCAGTTCCGAGACACTCACAGGTATAACATGAATCATACAAGTTGATACAAAATTCAAatcaaatgttaaaagttaaatgttattattatattaaataatgtttctttctctctttttattaaattttagtttgtcatatttttaataatatttaataatgtttttaaaagatctttttcaaattttatttttattttttttctaggaaaataatgatatatttttatatatcaatatttttctagaaaataatgatatataaaatgatatattatgtaataataataatagcaatattaaaaatcgatatattttatttttaataactgtaaTTTGCTTATACTTtctttagaaaagaaaaatgtttataatttacaaacctattattttttttttatttaaaataaaaaacaaggagatattttaaactttaaagtatttttaaaaagcaatttattaaCACAATTGCTGCAAAAAATGCTTATGTGTCAAATTGataaattcttttctcttctatgataaaatatgataatgaacaaaataatttagaattttatacatttaatttatttacaatttgataaatttgtaatgtattgatatgcatatataaacGACATTTGGAATATAAGACGTTACAGCAATCAGCGCACCATCCTCGCCAAGCAATTTAAGTTCTGTGACGCTAATTGGTTCGACGGAATCCGGGTCCGGATCCGGATCTGGGTCGGATCCAAGTCCTCAAGAAGGAGGTACTTACTCACGTCGTGTCTCGGAAATTGACACACCTGTCACaaatgaaaaggaaaaaggtacaataaactttatttttgtaaaaattttaattttcataagaaaaaaaaagaaatgtattattagagaaaaaacaaattattttgaaatattccgAGAAACTtctcattatataaaaaatttaaaaaaaattatttaaatttaaggttcttgatttatttttataaatttaaaaatataaaaaagttataaacgtgataatttttttttctgtcaaggaatatatatacatatatatatatatatatgtatataccaATATATGTTGTAcgcacaaaataaattatagcacAATTTACTTATGACGACATACCATCATCGATCGAACCTGCCAAATCAGACACTCCAAAAACACCGAAGACACCAAAAACGCCAAAAACACCGGACACTCCGAGAACACCGAAAACTCCGGACACTCCGATAACGCCGAAAACACCGAAAACACCGAAAACTCCGAAAACACCAGACACGCCGAGAACGCCGGAAGCGTCAAAAACGCCGGACACGCCGAGAACACCGAAAACACCGAAAACACCGAAAACGCCAGTCTCTCCGCTGACAAAGGATGCCAAGGATGGTAAAGAAGAGCAGGCTTCGTCGACCGACGAAGATAGTGTAACTTCTCCTAAACCAAGCAACCAATTGGCACAACCGAATCAGCAGCAACAGTACTCGGAGCATAGGGCATCTATAGCTTCCGCACCAGCAGCCACCGGATTAAGAAGTGGCTCGGTCTCCACCATAACTGGCGTATGTattagcaattaaaaaatgaatatcaaAACTTATGCTCAAGACTTTCTTTCAAGACTTATGCTTGAATTTCTAGTTTCTATCAATGTAGAGTAATTCGATTTAaccaaaagaaaataataaaagcagatttaaattttattgaaatttagtttaatgatttatgaaaattatcgtTTTAGTCTTCAATTTAAGCTGTTATATCCTTATttcttaacaatattttatttaaataattaaatactaatctgaatgtatatgttattttataaaacttgtcaagttatctaatattaatcttcaaaaaattacaatttgttttatatatgtaaaatgatGCACCATTTATACGTgtgtataagaaataattatatatttatacataaaaaatacaaaatataaaattaaagtattacatagactaataaaataatatcaattttgtcAAAATGGTCAGATTGAcaccaataattatttaataatgtgtta of the Monomorium pharaonis isolate MP-MQ-018 chromosome 11, ASM1337386v2, whole genome shotgun sequence genome contains:
- the LOC105837332 gene encoding ras-specific guanine nucleotide-releasing factor 2 isoform X3, coding for MLSPKMQKTVRVNDSQLVMLSEKAHYDHSLSGYLYKRTADSTKWQQRWFVLYQNLLFYYENETCSRPSGVVLLEGCYCDRLITAKGKEPDKQHCFAISYRRENQRQYELKAPTETDCKTWIDAIREASFNKLLLQKEELEQKHLHLLQIVESEKTAKWQYTQQCEELASEIKKLRAELCALKKELRPSVIPIYSNRPAVQRTMSQGTGTLFHPYGSSAHISSGCFAPGLREISEGSIEMQKVKKVQSFFRGWLCRRRWKQIVEQYIKSPHAESMRKRNSLVFQMVEAEEEYTEQMEILVSCFLRPFKMAASSKKPPCSHEDVNSIFLNSETVLFLHQIFLKGLTSRMESWPTLVLGDLFDMLLPMLSIYQEYVRNHHYSLQVLTECKQSSPFVALLNRLENKTACHGRSLETFLTYPMHQIPRYIITLHELLAHTPYDHVERKSLQNARQQLEDLSRQMHDEVSETENLRKNLAVERMIIEGCDILLDVNQVFVRQGTLIQLVDKPRGARSRLSATFGGKAASDKEAVRQCFLFSNHLLLTTRQSDDDGRLNLVPQIGKIPLSDAVLIEDPSDQGVLDDDGLSVCSMSSGISESSGSGSGSGTSQLQNRDFKIVLDIKSSSSQVTVHLVAPTMQEKAAWVSDISQCMDNVHFNDLLHGSLSDTSSVTMPHSIRNDPKLFKDDVDIRFSRTLNSCKIPQIRSATPERLLQRLTDLRFLSIDFLNTFLLTYRVFTDGVTVLEALKKVFYEAEPPDSQLPPTGSLVSLDVLGANASELQLYSEDRRKSSLSPRRTSGASSVSGYGSEVSDTRDVKSTDANTSGYNSKSHWRSGYKKLEEEQSLGLISETPVIKRSPTSQVASSASSMQSPIMPRKISIRVDKEEDDGCHLTIPKVIAVSSSSETLTDVTAISAPSSPSNLSSVTLIGSTESGSGSGSGSDPSPQEGGTYSRRVSEIDTPVTNEKEKAQFTYDDIPSSIEPAKSDTPKTPKTPKTPKTPDTPRTPKTPDTPITPKTPKTPKTPKTPDTPRTPEASKTPDTPRTPKTPKTPKTPVSPLTKDAKDGKEEQASSTDEDSVTSPKPSNQLAQPNQQQQYSEHRASIASAPAATGLRSGSVSTITGNYWASRRSMHDESSSQQSSYQHDAQVSSKAGVVITSFRQSHRRSSTSTAATAFAIATSASSNPPDIRPSTANDRGRDRNRRKESVMSTAATMRVLNVLRHWVSKHAQDFEMDQKLKSMTIEFLEDINYSPNLLPAEHKAATQLLRLITKEESDTNKIDLKRLLTPPVIPSKESIETLSALEIAEQMTYLDHQIFVSITSEEFLGQAWMKTDKATRAPHILLMTKRFNEVSQLVVSEIIRRSNMSSRVAAIEKWAAVADINRVLHNYNGVLQICAAFTNSSVYRLKKTWDKVSKTTKQTIERLQHIVSSDGRFRNLRDALHRCDPPCIPYLGLYLTDLSFIEEGTPNVTEGLLNFSKMRMISHVIREIRHFQQTPYKIELVTKVTNYLLDTSLLLNEKDLYRMSLELEPRTSRLSSSALIDLPSSVSNVSTK
- the LOC105837332 gene encoding ras-specific guanine nucleotide-releasing factor 2 isoform X4 encodes the protein MLSPKMQKTVRVNDSQLVMLSEKAHYDHSLSGYLYKRTADSTKWQQRWFVLYQNLLFYYENETCSRPSGVVLLEGCYCDRLITAKGKEPDKQHCFAISYRRENQRQYELKAPTETDCKTWIDAIREASFNKLLLQKEELEQKHLHLLQIVESEKTAKWQYTQQCEELASEIKKLRAELCALKKELRPSVIPIYSNRPAVQRTMSQGTGTLFHPYGSSAHISSGCFAPGLREISEGSIEMQKVKKVQSFFRGWLCRRRWKQIVEQYIKSPHAESMRKRNSLVFQMVEAEEEYTEQMEILVSCFLRPFKMAASSKKPPCSHEDVNSIFLNSETVLFLHQIFLKGLTSRMESWPTLVLGDLFDMLLPMLSIYQEYVRNHHYSLQVLTECKQSSPFVALLNRLENKTACHGRSLETFLTYPMHQIPRYIITLHELLAHTPYDHVERKSLQNARQQLEDLSRQMHDEVSETENLRKNLAVERMIIEGCDILLDVNQVFVRQGTLIQLVDKPRGARSRLSATFGGKAASDKEAVRQCFLFSNHLLLTTRQSDDDGRLNLVPQIGKIPLSDAVLIEDPSDQGVLDDDGLSVCSMSSGISESSGSGSGSGTSQLQNRDFKIVLDIKSSSSQVTVHLVAPTMQEKAAWVSDISQCMDNVHFNDLLHGSLSDTSSVTMPHSIRNDPKLFKDDVDIRFSRTLNSCKIPQIRSATPERLLQRLTDLRFLSIDFLNTFLLTYRVFTDGVTVLEALKKVFYEAEPPDSQLPPTGSLVSLDVLGANASELQLYSEDRRKSSLSPRRTSGASSVSGYGSEVSDTRDVKSTDANTSGYNSKSHWRSGYKKLEEEQSLGLISETPVIKRSPTSQVASSASSMQSPIMPRKISIRVDKEEDDGCHLTIPKVIAVSSSSETLTDVTAISAPSSPSNLSSVTLIGSTESGSGSGSGSDPSPQEGGTYSRRVSEIDTPVTNEKEKDTPKTPKTPKTPKTPDTPRTPKTPDTPITPKTPKTPKTPKTPDTPRTPEASKTPDTPRTPKTPKTPKTPVSPLTKDAKDGKEEQASSTDEDSVTSPKPSNQLAQPNQQQQYSEHRASIASAPAATGLRSGSVSTITGNYWASRRSMHDESSSQQSSYQHDAQVSSKAGVVITSFRQSHRSIGPEPIWSSTSTAATAFAIATSASSNPPDIRPSTANDRGRDRNRRKESVMSTAATMRVLNVLRHWVSKHAQDFEMDQKLKSMTIEFLEDINYSPNLLPAEHKAATQLLRLITKEESDTNKIDLKRLLTPPVIPSKESIETLSALEIAEQMTYLDHQIFVSITSEEFLGQAWMKTDKATRAPHILLMTKRFNEVSQLVVSEIIRRSNMSSRVAAIEKWAAVADINRVLHNYNGVLQICAAFTNSSVYRLKKTWDKVSKTTKQTIERLQHIVSSDGRFRNLRDALHRCDPPCIPYLGLYLTDLSFIEEGTPNVTEGLLNFSKMRMISHVIREIRHFQQTPYKIELVTKVTNYLLDTSLLLNEKDLYRMSLELEPRTSRLSSSALIDLPSSVSNVSTK
- the LOC105837332 gene encoding ras-specific guanine nucleotide-releasing factor 2 isoform X1 encodes the protein MLSPKMQKTVRVNDSQLVMLSEKAHYDHSLSGYLYKRTADSTKWQQRWFVLYQNLLFYYENETCSRPSGVVLLEGCYCDRLITAKGKEPDKQHCFAISYRRENQRQYELKAPTETDCKTWIDAIREASFNKLLLQKEELEQKHLHLLQIVESEKTAKWQYTQQCEELASEIKKLRAELCALKKELRPSVIPIYSNRPAVQRTMSQGTGTLFHPYGSSAHISSGCFAPGLREISEGSIEMQKVKKVQSFFRGWLCRRRWKQIVEQYIKSPHAESMRKRNSLVFQMVEAEEEYTEQMEILVSCFLRPFKMAASSKKPPCSHEDVNSIFLNSETVLFLHQIFLKGLTSRMESWPTLVLGDLFDMLLPMLSIYQEYVRNHHYSLQVLTECKQSSPFVALLNRLENKTACHGRSLETFLTYPMHQIPRYIITLHELLAHTPYDHVERKSLQNARQQLEDLSRQMHDEVSETENLRKNLAVERMIIEGCDILLDVNQVFVRQGTLIQLVDKPRGARSRLSATFGGKAASDKEAVRQCFLFSNHLLLTTRQSDDDGRLNLVPQIGKIPLSDAVLIEDPSDQGVLDDDGLSVCSMSSGISESSGSGSGSGTSQLQNRDFKIVLDIKSSSSQVTVHLVAPTMQEKAAWVSDISQCMDNVHFNDLLHGSLSDTSSVTMPHSIRNDPKLFKDDVDIRFSRTLNSCKIPQIRSATPERLLQRLTDLRFLSIDFLNTFLLTYRVFTDGVTVLEALKKVFYEAEPPDSQLPPTGSLVSLDVLGANASELQLYSEDRRKSSLSPRRTSGASSVSGYGSEVSDTRDVKSTDANTSGYNSKSHWRSGYKKLEEEQSLGLISETPVIKRSPTSQVASSASSMQSPIMPRKISIRVDKEEDDGCHLTIPKVIAVSSSSETLTDVTAISAPSSPSNLSSVTLIGSTESGSGSGSGSDPSPQEGGTYSRRVSEIDTPVTNEKEKAQFTYDDIPSSIEPAKSDTPKTPKTPKTPKTPDTPRTPKTPDTPITPKTPKTPKTPKTPDTPRTPEASKTPDTPRTPKTPKTPKTPVSPLTKDAKDGKEEQASSTDEDSVTSPKPSNQLAQPNQQQQYSEHRASIASAPAATGLRSGSVSTITGNYWASRRSMHDESSSQQSSYQHDAQVSSKAGVVITSFRQSHRSIGPEPIWSSTSTAATAFAIATSASSNPPDIRPSTANDRGRDRNRRKESVMSTAATMRVLNVLRHWVSKHAQDFEMDQKLKSMTIEFLEDINYSPNLLPAEHKAATQLLRLITKEESDTNKIDLKRLLTPPVIPSKESIETLSALEIAEQMTYLDHQIFVSITSEEFLGQAWMKTDKATRAPHILLMTKRFNEVSQLVVSEIIRRSNMSSRVAAIEKWAAVADINRVLHNYNGVLQICAAFTNSSVYRLKKTWDKVSKTTKQTIERLQHIVSSDGRFRNLRDALHRCDPPCIPYLGLYLTDLSFIEEGTPNVTEGLLNFSKMRMISHVIREIRHFQQTPYKIELVTKVTNYLLDTSLLLNEKDLYRMSLELEPRTSRLSSSALIDLPSSVSNVSTK